The Cryomorphaceae bacterium 1068 genome window below encodes:
- a CDS encoding nucleoside hydrolase — protein MRILALALFAFSFCQTAFSQETPKRIWFDTDIMMGLPERAPREIDDGVTLIMALAQDNIEIAGITLITEVDYGEEITEEILKRYAPERNIPVYKGSPDCDDLGTETDASNALAEALKKEKMAILALGPATNVATVLMNHPELADQITEIVFCAGRTTGYAFQPGLRQNTVHDYNFERDVEAFRVVLNAGIKVVLSGFQCSEYLLLSRTDTDFLASGSKNDQWLNAFMVPWQERARGMFGIPGFIPYDTTPLGYLTHPEYFLVHEDMPTVINYRKNDATMGRMRSDEKHYLEAGYEYTSDWKVDFAYRTLPGFEEIVIESLKWEE, from the coding sequence ATGAGAATACTCGCACTTGCACTTTTTGCTTTTTCCTTTTGCCAAACGGCATTTTCACAAGAGACTCCGAAGAGAATTTGGTTTGATACCGACATCATGATGGGTCTCCCCGAAAGGGCACCACGAGAAATCGACGACGGCGTAACGCTGATTATGGCCTTGGCCCAAGACAATATTGAAATTGCAGGAATCACGCTTATCACCGAGGTGGATTACGGCGAAGAAATCACCGAGGAGATTCTGAAAAGATACGCTCCCGAAAGAAACATTCCCGTTTACAAAGGCTCACCCGATTGCGACGATTTGGGAACGGAAACGGACGCATCGAACGCTTTGGCGGAAGCCCTGAAAAAAGAAAAAATGGCCATACTCGCTCTGGGACCTGCCACCAATGTCGCGACCGTACTAATGAACCACCCTGAATTGGCCGATCAAATTACTGAGATTGTCTTTTGTGCGGGACGCACCACGGGCTATGCCTTTCAACCTGGCTTAAGGCAAAACACCGTTCACGATTACAATTTCGAGAGAGATGTGGAGGCTTTTCGTGTCGTCCTGAACGCGGGAATCAAAGTCGTATTAAGCGGTTTTCAATGCAGCGAATATTTACTGCTCAGCCGCACCGATACTGACTTTTTAGCCAGTGGAAGCAAAAACGACCAGTGGCTTAACGCCTTTATGGTTCCATGGCAAGAGCGGGCACGCGGCATGTTCGGGATACCTGGTTTCATTCCATACGACACCACTCCTCTAGGCTACTTAACGCATCCTGAGTATTTTCTTGTTCATGAGGATATGCCCACTGTAATCAATTATCGAAAGAACGATGCGACGATGGGTCGAATGCGCTCAGATGAGAAGCACTACTTGGAGGCGGGTTATGAATACACCTCCGATTGGAAGGTAGATTTTGCCTACAGAACCCTTCCGGGCTTTGAGGAGATTGTGATCGAGTCGTTGAAGTGGGAAGAGTAG
- a CDS encoding phosphotransferase has protein sequence MKFELKVTDLSSLESYLKKNEVIKTEEKITHLATAGEGNMNLTLRADLSERSLIVKQANPFVQKYPSIAAPVERAEMEYTFFTEAKSIKKIAHYLPRAIFYDGENHIQVIEDLGRQGDYSKYYSPDLKFPPRLTHHLVEFLQLLHTSTQKSSAVSNFKMRELNHQHIFDIPFNPTSGLNLDETQKGLQALAKKYVLNNPELRKTATELGDIYLSVKGPALLHGDFFPGSWLDTEKGVKIIDPEFCFSGPVEFELGVFKAHLIFCGMSNRGINTILRRYGDYDKLRADQFAGIEILRRLFGVAQLPLSRTISEKEELTQTALNLLNL, from the coding sequence ATGAAATTTGAACTCAAAGTAACAGACCTCTCGAGTTTAGAGAGTTACCTCAAGAAAAATGAGGTGATCAAAACCGAAGAAAAAATCACTCACTTGGCAACGGCAGGAGAAGGAAATATGAACCTGACCTTGCGCGCTGATTTAAGTGAGAGAAGCCTGATTGTCAAACAGGCCAATCCGTTCGTACAGAAATACCCCTCGATAGCTGCGCCGGTAGAACGAGCCGAGATGGAGTACACCTTTTTCACAGAGGCAAAGTCAATTAAGAAAATAGCGCACTATTTGCCTAGAGCGATTTTTTATGATGGCGAAAATCACATTCAAGTGATAGAAGACTTGGGCCGACAAGGTGACTATTCCAAATACTACTCACCCGATCTCAAATTTCCTCCACGCCTCACGCATCATTTGGTTGAGTTTCTGCAGCTGTTGCACACTTCGACTCAAAAAAGCTCAGCTGTATCAAACTTCAAAATGAGGGAACTAAACCACCAACATATTTTTGACATACCTTTTAATCCGACAAGTGGATTGAACCTCGACGAGACTCAAAAAGGACTTCAAGCACTTGCAAAAAAGTATGTTTTGAATAACCCAGAACTGCGCAAAACCGCAACAGAACTCGGCGACATATACCTTTCGGTAAAAGGGCCCGCACTGCTCCATGGCGATTTCTTTCCAGGCAGTTGGCTCGATACCGAGAAGGGGGTGAAAATCATCGATCCTGAATTTTGCTTCTCGGGTCCTGTAGAGTTTGAGCTGGGAGTTTTCAAAGCCCACTTGATTTTTTGCGGAATGAGCAACAGAGGCATCAACACCATTTTGCGGCGCTATGGCGATTACGATAAGCTCCGCGCCGATCAATTTGCCGGAATTGAAATTTTGCGACGCCTTTTTGGGGTGGCACAACTGCCGTTGTCGCGCACCATTTCAGAGAAGGAAGAACTGACTCAAACAGCATTGAATTTACTGAACCTATGA
- a CDS encoding TonB-dependent receptor yields MKKLYTLCALALLPFFAQAQTLTITLKSLTQSTPIDSMEVFLVGPKDIISDFTDKKGEVVFQNLEATAKYRVFVEDNNKYQYTASPELSVDGGKKYLMQVPDRMSASLGEVLITSSPMAKMNRQDATVSGQLKKEEFMKMPIEGRDVTRGLYRLPNVTQAVLGYAEGPNISINGLNGIFTNYLVDGMDNNERFLGNMKINTPVGFVENVTVLTNNYSAEWGNSSNGIVNVLSRSGTNEVTGEAFYLTRPGSVIDSPSDFAQRDLSGNLVKDGFQRHQFGFSVGAPIKKNKTFLYINAEQTIDIKDNLLNSPELDVNETVRGNNYFTFISGKIDHSWSNKWRSSLRGQVGRIYIDRQGGGLEGGVTFPSAASAQDNDTYLIAFKNTGVINSRLSTEVNYLHSYFRWNYRQPVNPENPSVTLRDPMQQTIAVIGQAGSIFDDKEYTHQFQNKWFYDAGNHYIKAGVEFITSDFNLTGGGNPNGSYLVDLNEEQLAEIRNSGVGADLNVNDVPSDASVFQYDVELRPRSLGRTQNVTSAYIEDRWSINNRLTANIGLRWDYDNLSKSGGTEGDWDNIAPRFSLNFQLTENSVIRGGYGIFYDKIKYSVYSDALQFSNNSSDFKAQLAELQRLGILDADADLDRITFEGNLQATAPDVDYLQGPTAEDLSDEREGIFRNNTRILNPNGWDNPYSHQFSIGYQYKPDNETLFKFDAVHTRTENLYVVRNLNVASPYLFEEGIDPDDVVARSRDEADASRPVAVFSDDAGFYSVVQGDTLRGGTRNVFMTTGDGRAEYTALNFMLQKEVNDGKLGFRLLYTLSWTKSNTSSINTRAQDNNDFDAEYTWDENDRRHVLSAVTIYQPIKGLSISPTALIQSGQPVTRVADATIFYYFDDDGNQRFTGDLNGDGENFGLPADRWPGVDENTDRLPWAATFDISVKYLWSFGKDNQGIEFSADVFNLFNAQNWSGYNTTRSVSNQAQVGPPDSYNYRLNSASPPRQFQFGARYIF; encoded by the coding sequence ATGAAAAAGCTATACACACTTTGTGCCTTGGCCTTACTGCCTTTTTTTGCGCAAGCGCAAACCCTCACGATCACCCTTAAATCATTGACTCAATCCACGCCAATAGATAGCATGGAGGTATTTCTTGTGGGCCCCAAAGACATCATTTCCGATTTTACCGATAAAAAGGGAGAGGTGGTTTTCCAAAACTTGGAAGCCACTGCTAAGTACCGCGTTTTTGTAGAAGACAATAACAAATACCAGTATACCGCCTCACCCGAACTAAGCGTAGACGGTGGCAAAAAGTATTTGATGCAAGTACCCGACCGCATGTCGGCCAGCTTAGGAGAAGTCTTGATAACAAGTTCGCCTATGGCCAAAATGAATCGGCAAGATGCTACTGTCTCAGGTCAGCTCAAGAAAGAAGAGTTTATGAAAATGCCCATCGAGGGTCGCGATGTGACGAGGGGCTTGTACCGCTTACCGAATGTGACCCAAGCTGTTTTGGGATACGCTGAAGGGCCAAATATCAGCATCAACGGGTTGAATGGAATCTTTACCAATTACCTCGTAGATGGAATGGACAATAACGAGCGGTTTCTGGGAAACATGAAGATTAACACGCCCGTTGGATTTGTAGAAAACGTGACCGTTCTAACCAATAACTACTCTGCAGAGTGGGGAAATTCGAGCAATGGAATTGTCAATGTGCTGAGTCGCTCAGGAACAAATGAGGTAACGGGTGAAGCATTTTACTTGACTCGCCCAGGATCGGTGATTGACTCACCCTCTGATTTTGCTCAGCGCGACCTTTCGGGGAACTTGGTGAAAGATGGTTTCCAGCGCCACCAATTCGGGTTCTCAGTTGGTGCACCCATCAAGAAGAACAAGACATTCCTTTACATCAATGCAGAGCAAACGATTGACATCAAAGACAATCTCTTGAATTCACCCGAACTCGACGTAAACGAGACGGTTCGTGGAAACAACTATTTCACATTCATAAGCGGGAAAATAGACCACAGTTGGTCCAACAAATGGCGATCCTCACTTCGCGGACAGGTAGGAAGAATCTACATAGACCGTCAAGGTGGTGGACTGGAAGGCGGAGTAACCTTTCCGTCGGCAGCCTCGGCTCAGGACAACGATACGTACCTCATTGCCTTTAAAAACACCGGAGTAATCAATAGCCGATTGAGCACCGAGGTAAACTACTTACACAGCTATTTCCGCTGGAATTATCGGCAGCCTGTGAATCCCGAAAACCCCTCTGTGACACTAAGAGATCCTATGCAGCAGACCATAGCAGTTATTGGTCAGGCAGGTTCCATATTCGACGACAAAGAATACACGCACCAATTCCAAAACAAGTGGTTTTACGATGCAGGAAATCACTATATCAAGGCAGGTGTTGAATTCATCACTTCCGATTTCAACTTGACAGGAGGTGGGAATCCCAACGGGAGTTACCTGGTTGATTTGAACGAAGAGCAACTCGCCGAAATTCGCAATAGCGGCGTGGGTGCAGATTTGAATGTAAACGATGTTCCGTCTGATGCATCCGTGTTTCAATACGATGTGGAGTTGCGGCCGAGATCACTCGGAAGAACTCAAAATGTGACTAGCGCTTACATCGAAGACAGATGGTCCATCAACAATCGCCTTACGGCAAATATTGGATTGAGATGGGATTATGACAATCTATCCAAATCAGGAGGAACAGAGGGAGATTGGGACAATATCGCCCCCAGATTCAGTTTGAATTTTCAATTGACTGAGAACAGTGTGATCCGAGGTGGTTATGGGATCTTCTACGATAAAATAAAGTACTCCGTTTACAGCGATGCGCTGCAGTTCAGCAATAACTCGAGCGATTTCAAAGCGCAGCTCGCCGAGCTTCAAAGACTCGGAATACTGGATGCCGATGCCGATTTAGATCGGATTACCTTTGAAGGAAATCTCCAAGCCACGGCTCCTGATGTGGACTACTTGCAAGGGCCAACCGCGGAAGACCTCAGCGATGAGCGCGAAGGTATATTTAGAAACAACACACGCATTCTCAACCCAAACGGTTGGGACAATCCATACAGTCATCAATTCTCTATTGGTTACCAATACAAACCCGATAACGAGACGCTCTTCAAATTTGACGCGGTACACACGCGTACGGAAAATCTATACGTCGTGAGGAATCTCAATGTAGCCTCTCCTTATCTTTTTGAAGAGGGAATCGACCCTGACGATGTCGTAGCCAGATCAAGAGACGAAGCAGATGCCAGCCGACCCGTCGCCGTATTCAGCGATGATGCCGGTTTCTATAGCGTGGTTCAAGGCGATACGCTCAGAGGCGGAACCAGAAACGTTTTTATGACTACAGGTGATGGCCGTGCAGAATACACCGCGTTGAACTTTATGCTCCAAAAAGAAGTGAACGATGGTAAACTCGGATTTCGATTGCTTTACACCTTGAGCTGGACCAAAAGCAATACCAGCAGTATCAATACCAGAGCTCAAGATAATAACGATTTTGATGCAGAGTACACCTGGGATGAGAATGACCGTCGCCATGTATTGAGTGCGGTTACGATTTATCAACCTATCAAAGGATTATCCATTTCGCCAACAGCTTTGATTCAAAGCGGTCAGCCGGTAACACGAGTGGCTGATGCGACGATTTTCTATTATTTTGATGACGATGGAAACCAAAGATTCACAGGAGATCTAAACGGAGACGGAGAAAACTTCGGTCTACCTGCCGACCGATGGCCTGGCGTCGATGAAAATACGGACAGATTGCCTTGGGCTGCTACCTTCGACATTTCGGTAAAATACCTCTGGAGCTTTGGGAAAGACAATCAAGGAATTGAATTTAGCGCAGATGTATTCAATTTGTTCAATGCTCAAAACTGGTCGGGCTACAATACGACGCGATCGGTGAGTAACCAAGCCCAAGTAGGCCCTCCAGACTCATACAACTACCGATTGAATTCTGCTTCTCCGCCACGTCAATTCCAGTTCGGAGCGCGATACATCTTTTAA
- a CDS encoding DUF2064 domain-containing protein, whose translation MLHPSKTAIIYFARSAGEDYKRNRFSERDVHGRLIDRLSRHTLSTIRATGLTILLSNEANQEGENLAERLAHAFSEAFAKGYQNVIAVGNDTPDLDAKTLIQAANELADGNPVLGPSLDGGNYLIGIREKDFKETAFCRALKVPGETHARLGSLLGKYEELPTLIDVDDEKSLKRWLRSFSSDSKKTLFRKEIKGILAVPSTGRNYTPAINLRLSEFKISDRAPPLRLAS comes from the coding sequence ATGCTTCACCCGTCTAAAACCGCTATCATCTATTTCGCCCGCAGCGCCGGCGAAGATTATAAGCGAAACCGCTTTTCTGAAAGAGATGTCCATGGTCGGTTAATCGACCGACTCAGTCGCCACACGCTTAGCACCATTAGAGCGACAGGACTGACAATACTTCTCTCAAACGAAGCGAATCAAGAAGGTGAAAACCTGGCTGAAAGACTCGCTCACGCTTTTTCGGAGGCCTTCGCCAAAGGCTATCAAAATGTCATTGCCGTTGGAAACGACACTCCTGATCTTGATGCGAAGACTCTGATTCAAGCAGCAAATGAGCTTGCCGATGGAAATCCCGTTTTGGGACCTTCCCTCGATGGAGGAAACTACCTCATCGGTATTCGAGAAAAGGATTTTAAAGAAACGGCATTTTGCCGAGCTCTCAAGGTTCCGGGAGAGACTCACGCAAGACTCGGCAGCCTCCTGGGGAAATATGAGGAGCTCCCGACCCTCATCGATGTAGACGATGAGAAATCGCTGAAAAGGTGGCTCCGCTCCTTCTCATCTGATTCTAAAAAAACTCTTTTCCGAAAGGAGATAAAAGGAATACTTGCCGTTCCTTCGACGGGTAGAAATTACACTCCTGCGATCAACCTCCGCTTGAGTGAATTTAAAATTTCTGATCGAGCTCCACCCCTCCGACTGGCCTCATAA
- a CDS encoding T9SS type A sorting domain-containing protein, whose translation MLRLAILIVFSIFCYSTFCQSWAEISPFPGLSRDDGIAFSINGKGYAGTGFAEGFVLTNDFYAYDPNLDSWSPVASLPSEPRQYCGRFTVADTGYVVCGFGQSGYLNELWAYHPETDTWTEKAPFPGEPRSSPIAFSIAGKAYVGTGRNGDDYFEDFWEYDPERDVWTQLNDFPGGRRFESIGMSSGSFGYVGLGRLQDESFANDWWQFNPATNQWLQKGDFPGANRYYAIEFSFSGKGYIAAGQNVNLEYLNQVFEYDAFNDQWTETAPIPSVPLKGAFAFSIGHSAFLGVGITSQDVRLDNMYRFENPAKGQTIRVYPNPATDVVFFSWTGESPISMELYDSHGKLISTSLITEQYYLRERLIALLSGGYVARFHWKDGSEVSKTFIKGGN comes from the coding sequence ATGCTGCGCCTAGCCATTTTAATCGTTTTCTCAATATTTTGCTATTCGACTTTCTGCCAAAGCTGGGCTGAAATCAGTCCGTTCCCTGGCTTGTCGAGAGATGATGGAATCGCTTTTTCCATAAATGGCAAAGGGTATGCGGGAACAGGGTTTGCAGAAGGATTCGTTCTCACCAACGATTTTTATGCTTACGATCCCAATTTAGACTCTTGGAGCCCAGTGGCTTCACTTCCATCTGAGCCACGTCAGTATTGTGGTCGTTTTACAGTAGCTGACACCGGCTATGTCGTCTGTGGATTCGGACAATCAGGGTACCTCAACGAGCTTTGGGCTTATCATCCGGAAACGGATACTTGGACGGAAAAAGCCCCTTTTCCCGGAGAGCCTCGATCCTCGCCCATTGCGTTCTCCATTGCCGGAAAGGCATACGTCGGTACCGGAAGAAACGGAGACGACTATTTTGAAGATTTCTGGGAGTACGATCCTGAACGAGATGTATGGACTCAGCTCAACGATTTTCCGGGAGGACGTCGATTCGAATCCATCGGTATGAGTTCAGGCAGTTTTGGCTATGTAGGACTCGGTCGACTACAAGACGAATCTTTTGCCAATGACTGGTGGCAATTTAATCCTGCGACTAACCAATGGCTTCAAAAAGGTGATTTCCCCGGTGCGAATCGATATTACGCCATTGAATTCAGTTTTAGTGGAAAAGGCTACATAGCGGCAGGTCAAAACGTAAATTTGGAATACCTTAATCAAGTATTTGAATACGATGCATTTAATGACCAATGGACCGAAACCGCACCAATTCCTTCTGTGCCGTTAAAAGGGGCCTTCGCTTTTTCCATTGGCCATTCAGCATTTCTGGGAGTAGGAATTACGTCGCAAGATGTGCGCCTAGACAATATGTACCGCTTTGAAAATCCAGCGAAGGGCCAAACCATACGTGTGTACCCAAACCCTGCCACTGATGTGGTCTTCTTTTCATGGACAGGGGAATCACCAATAAGTATGGAGCTCTACGATAGCCACGGAAAACTGATCAGCACCTCTTTGATAACCGAACAATACTATCTCCGAGAGCGTTTAATCGCTCTTTTGTCAGGTGGTTACGTTGCTCGATTTCATTGGAAAGATGGTAGCGAGGTATCCAAAACTTTCATTAAAGGAGGCAATTAG
- a CDS encoding outer membrane beta-barrel protein produces the protein MKAFRRFIIAALFGLATSASAQDASNDYSSNKSYVSFEGEMIFSFAEFDTPDGVDVEQNMRWSPVFNMAWHYNYDVSDHFGLNLGLGFRNVGFIVKADQIDLEDEDIDRKKFRTYNLGIPLGFKAGRLDQENPLFLFAGYEIEFPFHYKEKEFDGGDKLRKRTDWFSDRTEDFQQAVFVGVQLPEGFSLKAKYYLTDFFDPNFSETVRIDGTDSDVVVKPYENFNASVFYFSITWFPFQDLEYAKNKYF, from the coding sequence ATGAAAGCATTCCGACGCTTTATTATCGCCGCCTTATTTGGCCTCGCAACAAGTGCCTCAGCACAAGATGCATCAAACGATTACAGTTCCAATAAAAGCTATGTCTCATTCGAAGGAGAAATGATCTTTTCATTCGCTGAGTTTGATACACCGGATGGGGTTGATGTAGAGCAAAACATGCGTTGGTCTCCCGTATTCAACATGGCGTGGCACTACAACTACGATGTAAGCGACCATTTTGGCTTAAACCTTGGTTTGGGATTTAGAAATGTCGGTTTCATTGTGAAAGCCGATCAAATCGATCTTGAAGATGAAGACATTGATCGAAAGAAATTCCGCACCTATAATTTGGGTATACCCTTAGGTTTTAAAGCCGGAAGGCTAGATCAGGAAAATCCTTTGTTTTTATTCGCTGGTTATGAAATCGAGTTTCCTTTTCACTACAAGGAAAAGGAGTTTGACGGTGGAGATAAGCTAAGAAAACGAACTGATTGGTTCTCTGATCGCACGGAAGATTTTCAACAAGCCGTTTTTGTAGGAGTTCAGCTACCAGAGGGTTTTTCGCTTAAAGCGAAGTACTATTTAACTGATTTCTTTGACCCTAATTTTTCTGAAACCGTTCGGATCGATGGAACAGACAGTGATGTTGTAGTCAAGCCATATGAAAACTTCAACGCCAGCGTCTTTTACTTCTCCATCACTTGGTTTCCATTCCAAGATTTAGAGTATGCAAAAAACAAATACTTCTAA
- a CDS encoding PH domain-containing protein encodes MEETWHNEVVPINELPVIEEVSFQKHPVRYMTYRRLLAVIFWSFPIIGLTIPAIIAPGIWLAFIGGGLAFLILLSFIAIPIGYRKRSYALRERDLTYKKGWIFSSMITIPFNRIQHTEISRGPIERKFELSTLKIYTAGGSTSDLSIPGLEADEAEQLKEFVAKKAAIYE; translated from the coding sequence ATGGAAGAAACTTGGCATAATGAAGTAGTTCCAATCAATGAGCTGCCGGTGATCGAGGAAGTGTCATTTCAAAAGCATCCTGTTCGTTACATGACTTACAGAAGACTGTTGGCAGTAATCTTTTGGAGCTTCCCCATAATTGGGTTGACTATACCGGCTATAATCGCGCCCGGTATTTGGCTCGCCTTTATCGGCGGCGGATTGGCTTTTTTGATTCTTTTAAGTTTTATTGCCATACCCATCGGCTATAGAAAGAGGTCATATGCGCTCCGCGAAAGAGATTTGACTTATAAAAAAGGGTGGATTTTTTCCTCGATGATTACCATTCCTTTTAACCGAATTCAACACACAGAGATTTCACGCGGACCCATCGAGAGAAAATTTGAACTCAGTACACTTAAAATTTACACGGCAGGAGGAAGTACTTCTGACTTGTCTATTCCGGGACTTGAGGCTGATGAGGCCGAACAACTCAAAGAATTTGTAGCAAAGAAAGCCGCAATTTATGAGTGA
- a CDS encoding PH domain-containing protein, with translation MSEENKDWDIHEPTRQSYLGVIVYLLRNLRALGTLLISLVAVAAAAPMFWTIMGIAIIPLLILFALFAYWQYRNFTFHVEGDNLIIHKGVLVKDRKSVPIERIQSIQVTKNVIQRLLGLVALKVDTAGSRGNELEIPALERDRADALRDLLYQKKEALLITNTSETDEVTEVDQAEAPKAKLPEDEGRVLVKLGLFDLLKVGLTENHLKTGFIALAFVFGYASQYQELLQEYIEGYVDTYASQVTDAGIAVVISFLIFYAIVSVLISLVRTLLRFFDLKAVLKSEALEISTGLLQRNEYRIPKNKIQYIQWETNPLRKLAGYESATIKPSNSVGEVANKQSIEIPALRIEESNYLATGVFPGAQKPDEHIDGDPWAYARLHAIIGAIIFAPLAGILYWQYSYPGIAILLLVGMFAAYGYRYGKTVRVHFDEKHVYILRGWLFPKRVILPSYKTQSLQLTQNIILKRRKLCHLTFFTAAGSKTVRFLNEREALEVYNSLIYAVEKYEGSWM, from the coding sequence ATGAGTGAAGAAAATAAGGATTGGGATATCCACGAGCCGACCCGTCAAAGTTACCTTGGAGTGATTGTATACCTGCTCAGGAATTTACGCGCTTTAGGGACTCTATTGATTTCGCTTGTTGCTGTTGCAGCAGCTGCTCCCATGTTTTGGACTATTATGGGCATTGCGATAATTCCGCTCCTCATCTTATTTGCACTATTCGCCTATTGGCAATACCGCAACTTCACGTTTCATGTAGAAGGAGATAATCTCATTATTCACAAAGGAGTACTGGTTAAAGACAGAAAGTCCGTTCCCATCGAGAGAATCCAATCCATTCAAGTCACCAAAAACGTGATTCAACGACTTTTGGGCTTGGTGGCTCTCAAAGTCGATACGGCGGGATCTCGTGGAAATGAGCTTGAAATTCCAGCATTAGAAAGAGACCGTGCCGACGCTTTACGCGATTTGCTTTATCAAAAGAAAGAGGCGCTTCTCATCACTAATACTAGTGAGACTGACGAAGTAACTGAGGTAGATCAGGCGGAAGCACCAAAAGCTAAGTTGCCCGAAGATGAAGGAAGAGTATTGGTCAAGTTGGGGCTATTCGATCTCTTGAAAGTAGGCCTTACCGAGAACCACCTGAAGACAGGTTTCATCGCGTTGGCATTCGTGTTTGGTTATGCTAGTCAGTATCAGGAACTGTTACAAGAATACATTGAAGGCTATGTCGACACTTACGCCTCTCAAGTTACGGATGCAGGAATAGCCGTTGTGATCAGCTTTTTGATTTTTTACGCTATTGTATCGGTGCTTATAAGTTTAGTCAGAACGCTCTTGCGGTTTTTTGATTTGAAGGCCGTTTTAAAGAGTGAAGCTCTTGAAATATCTACGGGTCTCCTGCAGCGAAACGAGTACCGCATTCCGAAAAACAAAATACAATACATTCAATGGGAGACGAACCCATTGAGAAAGCTTGCAGGTTACGAATCTGCTACCATCAAGCCGTCTAATTCAGTGGGGGAGGTAGCCAATAAACAATCCATTGAAATTCCCGCTTTACGGATAGAAGAAAGCAATTACCTGGCAACGGGAGTCTTCCCGGGAGCTCAAAAACCCGATGAGCATATTGATGGAGATCCATGGGCCTATGCTCGTTTGCACGCTATAATCGGTGCAATAATTTTCGCTCCACTCGCTGGAATCCTTTATTGGCAGTACTCCTATCCTGGTATCGCTATCTTACTTTTGGTCGGAATGTTTGCAGCCTATGGTTACCGATACGGTAAAACGGTTCGCGTCCATTTTGATGAAAAGCATGTCTATATTCTCCGAGGCTGGTTGTTTCCCAAACGAGTAATTCTTCCTTCATACAAGACTCAGTCGCTACAGCTCACACAGAATATTATCTTGAAGAGAAGAAAGCTCTGTCACCTCACTTTTTTTACTGCTGCAGGAAGCAAAACCGTTCGATTTCTGAATGAGCGTGAGGCTCTAGAAGTATATAACTCTTTGATATATGCAGTGGAGAAATACGAGGGTAGCTGGATGTAG